The following proteins are co-located in the Hydrogenophaga sp. RAC07 genome:
- a CDS encoding MarR family winged helix-turn-helix transcriptional regulator: MSESRPGQSDEASELFLYRLARLQAVAVAPVGRLCHARYGVSRREWRLIVVLARHGPVLSSELADLAQLDRARTSRFVSALVDKKLISREVIPSDRRQARVSLTEAGRTLYGEFLPVVIELNRQLLLVLEPGEIAQLDGLVQRLAERAKANLEALDLPKKATSQKASRR, translated from the coding sequence ATGTCTGAATCCCGGCCTGGCCAATCCGACGAGGCCAGTGAACTGTTCCTCTACCGTCTCGCGCGACTGCAGGCCGTGGCCGTCGCCCCCGTGGGGCGCTTGTGCCATGCACGCTATGGCGTTTCCCGCCGCGAATGGCGCCTCATTGTCGTGCTCGCCCGACACGGGCCTGTGCTGTCGTCTGAACTGGCGGATCTTGCGCAACTTGACCGAGCGCGCACCTCACGTTTTGTCTCCGCGCTCGTTGACAAAAAATTGATCTCGCGAGAAGTGATCCCCAGCGACCGCCGCCAGGCGCGGGTGTCACTCACGGAAGCAGGCCGCACGCTGTACGGCGAGTTTCTGCCAGTGGTGATTGAGCTCAACCGGCAGTTGCTGCTTGTATTGGAGCCCGGAGAGATCGCCCAACTCGACGGACTGGTTCAGCGTCTGGCCGAACGGGCCAAGGCCAACCTGGAAGCCCTCGATCTGCCGAAGAAGGCCACCTCCCAAAAGGCTTCTCGGCGCTGA
- a CDS encoding SDR family oxidoreductase yields MSNEHTHYRSAFAPGLLHGRVIVVTGGGSGIGRCTAHELASLGAHVVLIGRKLEKLQDTAGEIVADGGRASFHACDIRDEDVVRTVVTAIVGAHGRIDGLVNNAGGQYITPLENISAKGWQAVIDTNLTGGFLMARECYVQSMQTQGGSIVNIVADMWGSMPGMGHSGAARAGMVNFTETAALEWARSGVRVNAVAPGYIASSGMDHYPPEAGPMLREMRETVPAGRFGNEAETSAAIVFLLSPAASFISGSVLRVDGARPQVRMGWGQVAAPVEVQDRDAVKPFDGFHRYVTPKVFQDV; encoded by the coding sequence ATGAGCAACGAACACACCCATTACCGGTCTGCGTTTGCCCCTGGCCTGCTGCACGGCCGCGTGATCGTGGTCACCGGCGGCGGCTCGGGCATTGGCCGCTGCACCGCGCACGAACTCGCCAGCCTGGGCGCCCATGTGGTGCTGATCGGCCGCAAGCTGGAGAAGCTGCAAGACACGGCCGGCGAGATCGTGGCCGACGGCGGGCGAGCGAGTTTTCACGCCTGCGACATCCGCGACGAGGACGTCGTGCGCACCGTGGTCACCGCCATCGTCGGCGCGCACGGCCGCATCGACGGCCTGGTGAACAACGCGGGTGGCCAGTACATCACCCCGCTGGAGAACATCAGCGCCAAGGGCTGGCAGGCGGTGATCGACACCAACCTCACCGGCGGCTTTCTCATGGCGCGTGAGTGTTATGTGCAGAGCATGCAGACCCAGGGTGGTTCGATCGTCAACATTGTGGCCGACATGTGGGGCTCCATGCCCGGCATGGGCCACAGCGGTGCGGCGCGCGCGGGCATGGTGAACTTCACCGAGACCGCAGCACTGGAATGGGCACGCAGCGGCGTGCGCGTGAACGCGGTGGCGCCGGGCTACATCGCCTCCAGCGGCATGGACCACTACCCCCCGGAGGCCGGCCCCATGTTGCGCGAGATGCGCGAGACCGTGCCGGCCGGGCGCTTCGGCAACGAGGCCGAAACCTCGGCCGCCATTGTGTTTCTGCTCTCACCCGCGGCGAGTTTCATCAGCGGCAGCGTGTTGCGCGTGGATGGCGCGCGCCCGCAGGTGCGCATGGGCTGGGGGCAGGTGGCGGCACCCGTGGAGGTGCAGGACCGCGACGCGGTGAAACCCTTCGATGGTTTCCACCGCTACGTGACGCCGAAGGTTTTTCAGGATGTTTGA
- a CDS encoding NADH:flavin oxidoreductase/NADH oxidase — MSHLFSPFHLGPLHLKNRIVIAPMCQYSADHGNATDWHLIHLGHLALSGAGLLILEATAVTPEGRISPTDLGLWNEANEHALGEVLTKVRKHSAMPIAIQLSHAGRKASSRTPWEGGQLIAPDDGGWETLAPSAIPHLAHEPPPHALDASGLDRIKQAFVDAALRAQRIGIDAIELHAAHGYLLHQFLSPISNQRTDAYGGSLENRMRFPLAVFDAVAAVLPATMALGMRLSGTDWVDGGWDAAQSVVFGHELKKRGCHFMHISSAGISPLQQIPLGPNYQVPLAEQVKREVGLPTIAVGLVTEPEQAEDIIASGRADLVAMARAMLYDPRWPWHAAAQLGAQVDAPPQYWRSQPRGMSQLFGDVKIGQR, encoded by the coding sequence GTGAGCCATCTGTTTTCGCCTTTTCATCTCGGTCCGTTGCACCTGAAAAACCGCATCGTGATCGCCCCCATGTGCCAGTACTCGGCGGACCACGGCAACGCCACCGACTGGCACCTGATCCACCTCGGCCACCTCGCGCTCTCGGGCGCGGGCCTGCTGATCCTGGAAGCCACGGCCGTCACGCCCGAAGGCCGCATCTCGCCGACCGACCTGGGCCTGTGGAACGAGGCGAACGAGCACGCGCTGGGCGAGGTGCTCACCAAGGTGCGCAAGCACTCGGCCATGCCGATCGCCATCCAGCTCTCGCACGCGGGGCGCAAGGCGTCAAGCCGCACGCCGTGGGAAGGCGGGCAGCTCATCGCGCCCGACGACGGCGGCTGGGAAACGCTGGCGCCCTCGGCCATCCCACACCTCGCGCACGAACCGCCACCGCATGCGCTCGATGCCTCGGGCCTGGACCGCATCAAGCAGGCGTTTGTGGACGCGGCCCTGCGCGCCCAGCGCATCGGCATCGACGCCATCGAACTGCACGCGGCGCACGGCTACCTGCTGCACCAGTTCCTCTCGCCGATTTCCAACCAGCGCACCGACGCCTACGGCGGCTCGCTGGAGAACCGCATGCGTTTCCCACTGGCGGTGTTCGACGCGGTGGCCGCCGTGCTGCCGGCCACCATGGCACTCGGCATGCGCCTGTCGGGCACCGACTGGGTGGACGGCGGCTGGGACGCAGCGCAAAGCGTGGTGTTCGGCCACGAGCTCAAAAAGCGCGGCTGCCATTTCATGCACATCTCCAGCGCGGGCATTTCGCCGCTGCAGCAGATCCCGCTCGGCCCCAACTACCAGGTGCCGCTGGCCGAACAGGTCAAGCGCGAGGTAGGCCTGCCCACCATTGCGGTGGGCCTGGTGACCGAGCCCGAGCAGGCCGAAGACATCATCGCCAGCGGCCGCGCCGATCTCGTGGCCATGGCGCGCGCCATGCTGTACGACCCACGCTGGCCCTGGCACGCCGCCGCCCAGCTCGGCGCGCAGGTGGACGCTCCGCCGCAGTACTGGCGCAGCCAGCCACGCGGCATGAGCCAGCTGTTTGGGGACGTGAAGATCGGCCAGCGCTGA
- a CDS encoding DUF3237 domain-containing protein, with product MSDTIHPLMTPPPAPSLAFFASLSVQVAPAHEVGQTPAGNRRIIPILGGQVQGQGWTARVLPGGADFQAIVTPTLAQLDARYLLETDAGELIYVCNKAVRAAPPEVTARLIRGEPVDPAQVYFRCVPTFETAAPSLAWINERLFVGTGVRRPDRVEITCFTVL from the coding sequence ATGAGTGACACCATCCACCCGCTGATGACGCCGCCACCCGCACCCTCGCTGGCATTCTTCGCTTCGCTTTCTGTGCAGGTGGCGCCCGCACACGAAGTCGGCCAGACGCCCGCGGGCAACCGGCGAATCATTCCCATCCTCGGCGGACAGGTGCAGGGCCAGGGCTGGACGGCGCGCGTATTGCCCGGAGGTGCGGATTTCCAGGCCATCGTGACGCCCACGCTGGCGCAACTCGACGCGCGATACCTGCTGGAGACCGATGCCGGCGAGCTGATCTATGTGTGCAACAAGGCTGTGCGCGCTGCGCCACCCGAGGTCACGGCTCGCCTGATCCGGGGCGAGCCAGTGGACCCCGCTCAGGTGTACTTCCGCTGCGTGCCCACTTTCGAGACCGCCGCGCCCTCGCTCGCCTGGATCAATGAGCGCCTGTTCGTGGGCACCGGCGTGCGGCGTCCAGATCGGGTCGAAATCACCTGCTTCACCGTGCTGTAG
- a CDS encoding TetR/AcrR family transcriptional regulator, which yields MNLDIPESLAAEVGAEAPRRSRGRPRKTADERDDGNRRRELVTGAAKLFRAQGFAGTSTRDIATAVGMRSGSPFYHFESKEALLAAVMLEGMQGALQRQNAALAGLPPGADVRERLRVLVRNHFDVLLGPDSDFIPVMLYEWRSLDATQRSEVNGLKDDYEAAWVPVFEALHATRQLAGDPVLARLMIFGALNWSVQWYAPPSGRSAKARARASLDDLTTSALQLFLKEPT from the coding sequence ATGAACCTGGACATTCCCGAATCCCTGGCCGCCGAGGTGGGTGCCGAAGCGCCGCGCCGCTCGCGTGGGCGCCCGCGCAAGACGGCCGACGAGCGCGACGATGGCAACCGGCGGCGCGAGCTGGTCACTGGTGCGGCGAAGCTGTTCAGGGCGCAGGGTTTTGCCGGCACCAGCACGCGCGACATCGCCACCGCCGTGGGCATGCGTTCGGGCTCGCCCTTCTACCATTTCGAGAGCAAGGAAGCCCTGCTGGCCGCGGTGATGCTCGAGGGCATGCAGGGCGCGCTGCAGCGGCAGAACGCTGCACTGGCCGGCCTGCCGCCGGGTGCCGATGTGCGCGAGCGTTTGCGGGTGCTGGTGCGCAACCACTTCGACGTGCTGCTGGGGCCCGACAGCGATTTCATTCCCGTGATGCTCTACGAATGGCGATCGCTCGACGCCACGCAGCGCAGCGAGGTGAACGGTCTCAAGGACGACTACGAAGCGGCGTGGGTACCGGTGTTCGAGGCACTGCACGCCACCCGCCAACTCGCCGGCGATCCGGTGCTGGCGCGTCTCATGATCTTTGGCGCGCTCAACTGGTCGGTGCAGTGGTACGCACCGCCCTCGGGCCGCAGCGCCAAGGCCCGCGCGCGCGCCTCGCTCGACGACCTCACCACTTCGGCCTTGCAACTTTTTCTGAAGGAGCCGACATGA
- a CDS encoding flavin-containing monooxygenase, producing MDPTTTTRSEVDTLVIGAGPAGLATAACLAQQGERSLVIDQAREVASSWRHHYERLHLHTVKTHSALPGLPFPDSAPRYVPRQGVVDYLTRYADRHGIEPELGESVVGIEPAARGAGWITRTASGRVIASRQVVVATGANRRPRAPALPGQGHFGGRVLHSREYRNAAPFANQRVLVVGMGNTGAEIALDLVEHGVRAALSVRSPINIVHRDVLGRPTQLSSIMLSRLPPALGDAAATLLRNLSVGDLGRYGLHTADMSPLRQLREEGKTPVIDVGTVARIKRGDLQVYPGIQTLLHGGVRFTDGTEHPFDTVLLATGYDAALNELFPDTPLPLDARGMPAEVVGQGALAGVYFVGFDVRQPGGLLRAIAAQAQQVAAHIAQANGG from the coding sequence ATGGATCCCACAACCACCACGCGCAGCGAGGTCGATACGCTCGTCATCGGCGCCGGCCCCGCCGGCCTGGCCACAGCCGCCTGCCTGGCCCAGCAGGGCGAGCGCTCGCTGGTGATCGATCAGGCGCGCGAAGTGGCGTCGAGCTGGCGCCACCACTACGAACGCCTGCACCTGCACACCGTCAAGACGCATTCCGCGTTACCCGGCCTGCCGTTTCCCGACAGCGCGCCGCGCTACGTGCCCCGCCAGGGCGTGGTGGACTACCTCACGCGTTACGCCGATCGCCACGGCATCGAGCCCGAGCTGGGTGAATCCGTGGTGGGCATCGAACCTGCAGCGCGCGGCGCGGGCTGGATCACCCGCACCGCGAGCGGCCGGGTCATTGCCTCGCGCCAGGTGGTGGTGGCCACCGGCGCCAACCGCCGTCCGCGCGCACCCGCCCTGCCGGGCCAGGGCCACTTTGGCGGGCGTGTGTTGCACAGCCGCGAATACCGCAACGCCGCGCCCTTTGCCAACCAGCGTGTGCTGGTGGTGGGCATGGGCAACACCGGCGCCGAGATCGCGTTGGACCTGGTGGAACACGGCGTGCGCGCCGCGCTCTCGGTGCGCTCGCCGATCAACATCGTGCACCGCGACGTGCTGGGCCGGCCCACCCAGCTCTCCAGCATCATGCTCAGCCGCCTCCCGCCGGCGTTGGGCGATGCGGCCGCCACGCTGCTGCGCAACCTGAGCGTGGGCGACCTCGGCCGCTACGGCCTGCACACGGCCGACATGTCACCGCTGCGCCAGCTGCGCGAAGAAGGCAAGACACCGGTGATCGACGTGGGCACGGTGGCGCGCATCAAGCGCGGCGACCTCCAGGTCTACCCCGGCATCCAGACCCTGCTGCACGGCGGTGTGCGCTTCACCGATGGCACCGAGCATCCGTTTGACACGGTGCTGCTGGCCACCGGCTACGACGCTGCCTTGAACGAGCTGTTTCCGGACACGCCCCTGCCGCTGGACGCGCGCGGCATGCCGGCCGAGGTGGTGGGGCAGGGCGCGCTGGCCGGGGTGTACTTCGTCGGTTTTGACGTGCGCCAGCCCGGTGGATTGCTGCGCGCCATTGCAGCGCAGGCGCAACAGGTGGCGGCCCACATTGCCCAGGCCAATGGCGGCTGA
- a CDS encoding saccharopine dehydrogenase family protein, with amino-acid sequence MDKAFDIILFGATGFTGRLVAEYLHKTYGVDGGVAWAMAGRSLEKLTRVRDELGIGPALPLLVADATDAAALARLVTQARVVITTVGPYQTHGQPLVDACAQAGTDYVDLCGEPGWMAQMIPRLQGPAAASGARIVFSCGFDSIPFDLGVVYLQQEAMQRLGAPLVRVHGRVKVMKGGFSGGTAASLLATLEAAGRDPGLARTLSDPFALTPGFRGPRQPDDSTAAFDELAQSWSGPFVMAPINTKNVHRTHALRGHPWGTNFVYSERLLTGSGRGGEKRAKALARNTRLQNALLAFGPTRALIRRFALPQPGQGPTKEQREKGRYEVLFIGQTADGRTLRASVKGDRDPGYGSTCKLISETALCLARETGHDSTPGGVWTPGAAMGLTLVRRLQEHAGLTFQILDESQAN; translated from the coding sequence ATGGACAAAGCCTTCGACATCATCCTCTTCGGCGCCACCGGCTTCACCGGTCGGCTGGTGGCCGAGTACCTGCACAAGACGTACGGTGTCGACGGCGGCGTGGCCTGGGCCATGGCCGGGCGCAGCCTGGAAAAGCTGACCCGGGTGCGCGATGAACTCGGCATCGGCCCCGCCCTGCCCCTGCTGGTGGCCGACGCGACCGATGCCGCCGCGCTGGCACGGCTGGTGACTCAGGCCCGCGTGGTCATCACCACCGTGGGGCCGTACCAGACGCATGGCCAGCCGCTGGTGGACGCCTGCGCGCAGGCCGGCACCGACTACGTGGACCTGTGCGGCGAGCCCGGCTGGATGGCGCAGATGATCCCGCGCCTGCAAGGCCCGGCGGCGGCCAGCGGCGCGCGCATCGTGTTTTCGTGCGGGTTCGATTCCATCCCGTTCGACCTCGGCGTGGTCTACCTGCAGCAGGAGGCGATGCAGCGCCTGGGCGCGCCGCTGGTGCGGGTGCACGGCCGGGTGAAGGTGATGAAGGGCGGCTTCTCGGGCGGCACCGCGGCCAGCCTGCTGGCCACGCTGGAGGCCGCCGGGCGCGACCCGGGTCTGGCCCGCACGCTGTCCGATCCGTTTGCGCTCACCCCGGGCTTTCGCGGTCCCCGGCAGCCCGACGACAGCACCGCCGCTTTCGACGAACTCGCGCAGTCGTGGAGCGGGCCGTTTGTCATGGCGCCGATCAACACCAAGAACGTGCACCGCACCCACGCGCTGCGCGGCCACCCGTGGGGCACCAACTTCGTCTACAGCGAACGTTTGCTCACCGGCAGCGGCAGGGGCGGAGAAAAGCGCGCCAAAGCGCTGGCGCGCAACACCCGGCTGCAAAACGCACTGCTGGCCTTTGGCCCCACGCGCGCGCTCATCCGCCGTTTTGCGCTGCCGCAGCCGGGTCAAGGTCCGACGAAAGAACAACGCGAGAAGGGCCGCTACGAGGTGCTGTTCATCGGCCAGACCGCCGACGGGCGCACCCTGCGGGCCAGCGTGAAGGGCGATCGCGACCCGGGCTACGGCTCCACCTGCAAACTCATCAGCGAAACGGCGCTGTGCCTGGCGCGCGAAACCGGCCACGACTCGACCCCCGGCGGCGTGTGGACGCCCGGTGCGGCCATGGGGCTCACGCTCGTGCGCCGGCTGCAGGAACATGCGGGCCTGACGTTTCAGATCCTTGACGAGTCGCAGGCAAACTGA
- a CDS encoding acyl-CoA carboxylase subunit beta — translation MFESSFNPQSPQAHERRDAMLARITQLRALEDRAAQASAKSKPVFDKRGQLLPRERVALLLDPGAPYLPLCSLAGFLQDTKDPAKSVPGGGMVAGIGFIAGVRCMVVASDSGIEAGAIQPRGLEKILRVQDIALQNKLPFVHLVESAGANLMKYQVEGFVHGGALFRNLARHSAAGLPVITVQHGSGTAGGAYMPGLSDIVIMVRGRSRAFLAGPPLLMAATGEVATEEELGGAEMHTGVSGLGEYLAEDDREALGVARRVVGQLVGRAPTPTLPQRGRELELPPPLGEGWGGGHERQPLLPPDELLALMPAHHREPVDMREVMARIVDGSELLEFKALYGAATLCVQARIHGHAVGIVSNNGPIDVAGANKATHFIQWMCQLGHPIVYLQNTTGYMVGKDSEQGGMIKHGSKMIQAVTNATVPQITIQCGASFGAGNYGMCGRGYEPRFLFSWPQAKTAVMGGEQAARTMRIVAEAGMARKGITPDAVQMQAQFDQIVNVFESQADAFYTSGLVLDDGVIDPRDTRATLAFCLDTCAEAAAREPRPMQFGVARM, via the coding sequence ATGTTTGAATCGTCTTTCAATCCGCAGAGCCCGCAGGCGCACGAGCGGCGCGACGCGATGCTTGCGCGCATCACGCAGCTGCGCGCGCTTGAAGACCGCGCCGCCCAGGCCTCGGCCAAATCCAAACCCGTGTTTGACAAACGGGGCCAGTTGCTGCCGCGCGAGCGCGTGGCCCTGCTGCTCGACCCGGGCGCACCGTATCTGCCGCTGTGTTCGCTCGCCGGTTTTCTGCAGGACACCAAGGACCCGGCGAAGTCGGTGCCCGGCGGCGGCATGGTGGCGGGCATCGGCTTCATTGCCGGTGTGCGCTGCATGGTGGTGGCGAGCGACTCGGGCATCGAGGCCGGTGCCATCCAGCCGCGTGGGCTGGAGAAGATCCTGCGCGTGCAGGACATCGCGCTGCAGAACAAGCTGCCGTTTGTGCACCTGGTGGAAAGTGCCGGCGCCAACCTCATGAAGTACCAGGTCGAGGGCTTTGTGCACGGCGGCGCGCTGTTCCGCAACCTCGCGCGCCATTCGGCCGCCGGCCTGCCGGTGATCACGGTGCAGCACGGCTCGGGAACGGCCGGTGGGGCTTACATGCCTGGTCTCTCCGACATCGTGATCATGGTGCGGGGTCGCTCGCGGGCATTTCTGGCCGGGCCGCCGTTGCTGATGGCAGCGACCGGCGAGGTGGCCACCGAAGAGGAGCTGGGCGGGGCGGAGATGCACACCGGTGTGTCGGGCCTGGGGGAGTACCTGGCTGAGGATGACCGGGAGGCGCTGGGGGTGGCGCGGCGGGTGGTGGGGCAGTTGGTTGGGCGCGCCCCCACCCCAACCCTCCCCCAGAGGGGGAGGGAGCTTGAACTCCCTCCCCCTCTGGGGGAGGGTTGGGGTGGGGGCCACGAGCGCCAACCCCTTCTACCTCCCGACGAACTCCTGGCCCTCATGCCCGCCCACCACCGCGAGCCGGTGGACATGCGCGAGGTCATGGCCCGCATCGTCGATGGCTCCGAGCTGCTCGAATTCAAGGCGCTCTACGGCGCCGCCACGCTCTGCGTGCAGGCCCGCATCCACGGCCACGCGGTGGGCATCGTCAGCAACAACGGCCCGATCGACGTGGCCGGTGCCAACAAGGCCACGCACTTCATCCAGTGGATGTGCCAGCTCGGCCACCCCATCGTTTATCTGCAGAACACCACCGGCTACATGGTGGGCAAGGACAGCGAGCAGGGCGGGATGATCAAGCACGGCAGCAAGATGATCCAGGCCGTGACGAATGCCACCGTGCCGCAGATCACCATCCAGTGCGGGGCGTCGTTCGGTGCGGGGAACTACGGCATGTGCGGGCGCGGCTACGAGCCGCGTTTTCTCTTCAGCTGGCCGCAGGCCAAGACCGCGGTGATGGGCGGCGAGCAGGCCGCGCGCACCATGAGAATAGTGGCCGAGGCCGGCATGGCGCGCAAAGGCATCACGCCCGACGCGGTGCAGATGCAGGCGCAGTTCGACCAGATCGTGAACGTGTTCGAGAGCCAGGCCGACGCCTTCTACACCAGCGGTCTGGTGCTCGACGACGGCGTGATCGACCCGCGCGACACCCGCGCCACGCTCGCCTTCTGCCTGGACACCTGCGCCGAGGCCGCCGCGCGCGAACCCCGGCCCATGCAGTTCGGCGTGGCGCGCATGTAG
- a CDS encoding Bug family tripartite tricarboxylate transporter substrate binding protein: MRTTPFFPKTSRLAGTSLLALMAVCAAPQAMAQTWPSKTVTLVVGTPPGGSVDVYGRALADQLARQTGGTFIVENKAGANGNLSADFVHAAPPDGHTLWVSTQAMFTINPSVYPNLRWKQTDFKPIAKGIESPLVLVTHPSVPAKTLADLASWAAANPKKAAYASFSPGTPSHFLGFQLNERMKLNMVHIPYKGSAPQIADLLGGQVLLGFTQLQAALPQVQAGKLNAIAVTSKERSKFLPNVPTLGELGHPDLSSTVWFGLVAPSAAPKVVLDQIAAATVKAQASPDFKARLEAQGFDVPQEHGDAFAATIASETERWAQVVKATGFRANE; this comes from the coding sequence ATGCGCACCACTCCCTTTTTCCCAAAGACCTCGCGTCTGGCAGGCACCAGCTTGCTGGCCCTGATGGCTGTCTGCGCCGCGCCGCAAGCGATGGCCCAAACCTGGCCGAGCAAGACCGTCACGCTGGTGGTAGGCACACCACCGGGCGGCTCGGTGGACGTCTATGGTCGAGCGTTGGCGGACCAGCTCGCCAGGCAGACCGGTGGCACGTTCATTGTGGAAAACAAGGCTGGTGCCAATGGCAACCTCAGTGCAGACTTTGTGCACGCAGCGCCACCCGATGGCCATACGTTGTGGGTGAGCACGCAGGCCATGTTCACCATCAACCCGTCCGTGTATCCCAACCTGCGCTGGAAACAGACGGACTTCAAGCCTATCGCCAAAGGCATCGAGAGTCCGCTTGTGCTGGTCACGCACCCATCGGTGCCCGCCAAAACGCTTGCCGACCTGGCAAGTTGGGCGGCAGCCAACCCCAAAAAGGCGGCATACGCCTCGTTCAGCCCAGGCACACCTTCGCATTTCCTGGGCTTTCAACTCAACGAACGCATGAAACTCAACATGGTGCACATCCCCTACAAGGGCAGCGCGCCACAGATCGCGGACCTGTTGGGCGGCCAGGTGTTGCTGGGGTTCACGCAACTGCAGGCGGCGCTGCCGCAGGTGCAGGCCGGCAAGCTCAACGCCATCGCCGTCACCTCAAAAGAGCGCTCGAAGTTCCTCCCCAATGTGCCGACCCTGGGCGAGCTCGGCCACCCGGACTTGAGCTCCACCGTCTGGTTCGGCCTGGTGGCGCCCTCGGCCGCACCCAAGGTGGTTCTCGACCAGATCGCAGCGGCCACAGTGAAAGCCCAAGCCAGCCCGGACTTCAAGGCCAGGCTCGAGGCACAGGGGTTCGACGTGCCGCAGGAGCATGGCGACGCATTCGCAGCCACCATCGCCTCAGAGACCGAACGCTGGGCTCAGGTCGTCAAGGCCACGGGCTTCCGCGCGAATGAGTGA
- a CDS encoding RNA polymerase sigma factor, producing the protein MHSGVHQAIATVWRLESARITAHVARVARDVGVAEELAQDALVAALEHWPKDGVPDNPAAWLMTTAKRRALDHLRHRQMAEARHEGIAADMEALGTTHVPDFVDALDAARQDDIGDDLLRLVFTACHPVLSTEARVALTLKLLGGLTTHEIARAFLVPEATIAQRIVRAKKTLGEAGVPFEVPRGEALAERLASVLEVVYLVFNEGYTATSGDDWMRPALCDEALRLGRMLAGIAPQHAEVHGLLALMEIQASRAAARTDAQGRPVLLAVQDRSRWDPLLIHRGLAALSRAETLAPTAGPYQLQAAIAACHARAVRAQDTDWARIAALYGDLARVAPSPVVELNRAVAVAMHAGPAAGLLIVDALVHHKAMQGYHWLPSVRGDLLARLGRDAEARAEFERAAALAGNERERTFLLERARSLR; encoded by the coding sequence ATGCATTCCGGCGTCCACCAGGCCATTGCCACCGTGTGGCGCCTGGAATCCGCGCGCATCACCGCGCACGTGGCGCGCGTGGCGCGCGACGTGGGCGTGGCCGAAGAGCTGGCCCAGGACGCGCTGGTGGCCGCGCTGGAGCACTGGCCGAAAGACGGTGTGCCCGACAACCCCGCCGCCTGGCTCATGACCACCGCCAAGCGCCGCGCGCTCGACCACCTGCGCCACCGCCAGATGGCCGAGGCGCGGCACGAGGGCATCGCGGCCGACATGGAGGCGCTCGGCACCACCCACGTGCCCGACTTTGTGGACGCGCTCGACGCGGCCCGGCAGGACGACATTGGCGACGATCTGCTGCGCCTGGTGTTCACCGCCTGCCACCCCGTGCTTTCGACCGAGGCGCGCGTGGCGCTCACCCTCAAGCTGCTCGGTGGCCTCACCACCCACGAGATCGCCCGCGCTTTCCTGGTGCCCGAGGCCACCATTGCCCAGCGCATCGTACGCGCCAAAAAAACGCTGGGCGAGGCCGGGGTTCCGTTTGAAGTGCCGCGGGGCGAGGCCTTGGCCGAGCGGCTGGCCTCCGTTCTGGAGGTGGTGTACCTCGTGTTCAACGAGGGTTACACCGCCACCAGCGGCGACGACTGGATGCGCCCGGCCCTGTGTGACGAAGCCCTGCGCCTGGGCCGCATGCTGGCCGGCATTGCACCGCAGCACGCCGAGGTGCACGGGCTGCTCGCGCTGATGGAGATCCAGGCCTCGCGCGCCGCCGCGCGCACCGATGCCCAGGGTCGCCCGGTGCTGCTGGCGGTGCAGGACCGCAGCCGCTGGGACCCCTTGCTCATCCACCGCGGGCTGGCGGCACTGTCGCGAGCCGAAACGCTGGCGCCAACGGCGGGCCCTTACCAGCTGCAGGCCGCGATTGCCGCGTGCCATGCGCGTGCGGTGCGCGCGCAGGACACCGACTGGGCGCGCATTGCCGCGCTCTATGGCGATCTGGCTCGGGTGGCGCCGTCACCGGTGGTGGAACTCAACCGGGCGGTGGCCGTGGCCATGCACGCCGGGCCGGCCGCCGGCCTGCTGATCGTGGACGCCCTGGTGCACCACAAGGCCATGCAGGGGTATCACTGGCTGCCCAGCGTGCGCGGTGATCTGCTCGCCCGGCTGGGCCGCGACGCCGAGGCCCGGGCCGAGTTCGAACGCGCTGCCGCCCTGGCCGGCAATGAGCGGGAGCGAACTTTCCTGCTGGAACGGGCCAGGAGTTTGCGCTGA